The sequence below is a genomic window from Carassius auratus strain Wakin chromosome 42, ASM336829v1, whole genome shotgun sequence.
AATttcaaaagaatgaaaagaatTATGAACTTGGATTTATCTTatattcagatttctgttctggaaatgaattaaaattacagcgcatttaattacataatgcaTCGTTTGCATATTTTGACATAACATTATGAAATGTAATTCATGTATTGATCATTTCAGTCTCAAGATAAGTCCACCGGAGGGTTGAATCCAGAACCGTGTCCCATCTGCGCTCGTCCGCTGGGTCAGGAGGTAAAATCAAAGCAAAGTcaagtgtatatacagtatgttagtATATACTCTGAACGtgacttgcatgtgtttttattgtCAGTGGGCCGTACTGACCTGCGGACACTGTTTTTGTAACGAGTGCATTGCTATCATCGTGGAGCAGTACAGTGTCGGCAATCGACGGAGAGCCATAAAGTGCGCCATATGCCGACAAACCACTTCTCATTCAGAGATCTCGTATGTGTTCACTACTCAGAGCGCCCACCAGGGGCAGGACATCCCTGTGAAGGTCAGAGACAATTCGACTTATATAGGCGTTTAATATGGATTTAGGTAAAATACAACTGTACTGCGACTGTGACATTTTCAGTCAGGTCAGATATGATTTGTAGCATCTCTGTAATCTCTTTCCCCTGTAGGGAAGCCACTCCACGAAGGTCGAGGCCGTGGTTCGAGTCTTAAAGAAAATCCAGATGACCAACCCAGGAGCCAAGTCTCTTGTGTTCTCCACGGTAACGCTCTCATTAAATGAGTAACTACATCAAACAGCAGACTACAGCTCTTAACCTCTGACCTTACATTTACGCCTCGCCTCGCAGTGGCAGGGCGTCCTGGACATCATTTCCAAAGCCCTTTTCGACAACAACATGGAGTTTGCACAAATCAATGGAATCCACAAATTTCAGGTTTGTGTTGAATATGATGAAAAAGTAACATGCAATGTTTGTCTTTAATTAAGGATTTTTCCATCTTTCTTTTCTGTAATTGCttaaatatgttattataaaACGGGTAGATCCAGCACAAAAatgattaatgtttaaaaaaaatatatattgtttctgtTGTCTTCAATTACCcaaagtgttttttaaatatatttatatttaatattaaatgaatttaataaattatttgtttataaatgagACATAGAACtctaaaatttaatatttttggaaatgtttttaaatacatatttgtatttaataagaataaaaaatattttattttacatgagacaaaacttatttatttatatataaatgaaacaaaattctataaattaaattaactgatttttaagatgtttttgttattttagttagttgAACAGAGTAAACAGTGGATGACAAGAATCTCAAAATTGCCAAATTTGATCCGGTTAATCAGGCAGCTTGGTTTTCCCTTGTTCCCGCTACACTTATTTAACCACTAAGCACAAATGTGAAATTATGATTATTGCATTCATTTTTAGGAGAACCTGAGTGCTTTTAAATACGAGGAGAACATCAACATCTTGCTGCTGCCACTGCACACAGGCTCTAATGGGCTAAACATCATTGAAGCGACACACGTGCTGCTGGTGGAGCCCATTCTAAACCCTGCCCATGAGCTGCAGGCCATAGGAAGAGTGCACCGGATTGGCCAGACCAAGTAAGCATCAACCCAATCATATAACATTCAACACAACACATGCTGCTGACATGAGTTTGATTCTAGCTGCAACTTTTCTCTCATATCAGTTAAAATGGCtcaaattccaaaaaagtttttgggaatatttaaaggattagttcacaaaACAATGTGCTcccccctcaggccatccaagatgtagcgATTGTTtctttatctatatatatttggagaaatgttgaatttcatcacttgctcagaaATGgttcctctggagtgaatgggtgccgtcagaatgagagtccaaacagctgataaaaacatcacaataatccacaagtaatccacacaactccagtccatcaattaatgtttcatgaagcaaaaaaaatcaacaaatccatcaaggcattttaactttaaactgttcaTTCTGGCTATAACACAAGTCTGTGATCCATAACAACACTTCCTCCAAGGACAAAGAGATGTTATTAGTAAatgattcaaattttttttacagaccCACATTCGTTCATCGGTTTCTGATCAAGTCCACCATCGAGGAACGGATGCAAGCAATGCTTAAAACAGCAGAAAAGAGGTATGTTTCTGACACAAAatgagtgtatttttttttacatcaaaatcaAACTTTTGTGGTTTTTACTCCATGTATGTTTATTCCTCTAGAACTAGTTTactccaggtttttttttttcctatcccAATTTCCTTGTTTAAAATGAATCTCATCAACACAggataaacaaaatgcatttgtcAAGCACTTTAATGGGATCTTTAAAACCTATAATTGTGCACTATGGTCTTAGTAgatttgcattgtttttgctcTGTTTACTGAAAATGAACTTGACTGATCTGTCTCAAACCAACATCATCTTCAGTCATAGTTCCACGTCTATGAAGCATTCGGAGGCCTCCGTGTTTACAGTGGCAGACCTGGCCGAGCTGTTCACAGAGGACAGCGAGTCTCTTGAGTAAATGTCTCTGCAGACCTGCCAGTCCAAAGGCCAGTAATGTGAACACTACACTAACACCAGCCAGGAGACGAGCCGTGTGCTGCTCTCCAGCTCTCCTGTATGTTTGCTTTGCACATTCCCCTTTCTGTCTGTTCTGTCCCatggtgtaatttattcatgataCTCAATATGAAAAAGCAACTGATTTGATGAACCGTTTCAGTCCTGTATCTCAGTTTGTTTTCTAGATTTATAGTGGgtgtcatttttatcaatgcaATGTTGTGcataaacaaatgatttttaatatgattttaatgaaCCAAATTGAAATTagaatgcatttttaatgctgTACAGTGCATTGGTTTGGACATTAGCACTTGTGTATTTGTGAttgatcaaacaaatgttttataagaACCCGCAGTAATCACAGTCTGTGCTGtaaagtcaataataaaaaaaaaaacttaacattttATTGGAATTGTGCTCTTGTcctggtttatttttttaatttaaatgcattttatgatgttCAGGAAGGAAATTGCTTGAATTGCTTGTTGGAGCATCTTCCGTTCAGGCGCTTCTTTCAGTGGAGGGTCTGTGCAAAGTTGTAGCAGACCACTTTGAACATTTATCTGGTGCTATTTGCAAAACAAAAGACATGTGATTCAGTTTCCGTAACACTCATCCAATAAAGAGCACTTGTAAAAAGTAAAACCAGAAAGTAAAAAGAGAAAGACTTTCTTTGTGCAAGAATGGACAAGGGCAGACGTGGCAACTGAACTCTTTCTGTCAAGCGTACTAAAATAACCTAAATACAGTATTGTACATGTTCTCAAACCTAAAATTgtctcaaatgaaaaaaatacaatggcTTGTCAACGGAGGAATTCACCAGAAATAAATGTTCTGTTTACAAGAGATGCATTTTGTTGttaattttcttttgattttttcaGGGAAATGCTTAGCAGactgatcattttattttatatatcccCTGAAAATGCAATGATTGCAATGCCATCGTTTCACATTTTGGCATTTGACATTTGAAAATCTCCCTCACGAGTTTGAAAGACtgccctctctctctgtccaaaCAGTCTTAAAGACATCAACCCCATCGTGGCTAAGATGTCAGTGAACTGCCCTTGACTCAGTGTGACGGATTTCTTTCCAAACAAGTCGTTGGGGTTCCCGAAACAGTAAAGCGTTTGCCATGCCCTTTAAAAACCCATACAGACAAAAGAGTGAGATAAAACGAAACACCGCCCCTGTACCTCCATTCCCTTTGCATGACAAACAGACTCCTTGTCGACCAAAGCACTGAAATGTACAGTGCACCGTCTGCTAAGTGGGTTGtcagtagtagttttttttttctgcttttgccTGAAATCTAGTTGGTCGGTGTAACCTTGGACTCCCCCCAACTTGTACTATTCTTGTGTGGAATCTCATTGTTGGTGTGGACATCATTCAAGCTGGTGTTCCAAAGCAACTGGAGGTTCCCACTTCATTAGAGAGTGTTTCGGAGGGCTGGAGAGAGAGTGCAAGCACTACGTCTGGCTCTGACAGCTAGCCGAGGTGATAACCGAGAAGAATTGGTGGAAAGGGCTGAAGACAGAACTAAatttcagaagaaagaaaaaaaaggaaaggctTTAAGGATGACACCTGCTACACTGGCACTGACTTGGTCTTTGCTTTCAATATGGACCATAACTTCTGCTGTGCAGATTGAAGAAGAAGGTAAGTCTGATTAAACACATGCAAAGAGAAATATTCAAgtgcattattttattgttacatgcataaaaaaacagtttgaatttGGGATGTATATTTTggctaattataataaaataaactgaaaaagagCTTTTACATGCACTGATGTCTTCCATGCATTTTTATGTATCTTTTATAATGCTAAAGAATGTCATTGCACTgcaattaatgtacattttatataacattttttaatgttatgttaaTTTGAATTTATACAGAGAGATTAAAACAAATGCTATAtgtatattagtatttttttcttttgaaaactaAAGCATGTACCATTGCAATActtcaaaatgcattataattatatccaatattaaaatattattacatgcaaaattaatatttaagcaTTCTTTCTCCATGTTTTCATCTAGAACTCAATGAGACAGTCATTTGCACCAAAGATCAGATGCAAGTTATCATTCCCAGTGTGTTTTTTCTGAACAAGGAGCCACCTGTTTCTGTATGTTCATGCCATTAATTTCACAAATACTTAAATTCAAGCATTGCAACTGATTTGTTTTAAACCATCTTCACTGATCTGTGTTCAGGTTTGGGATTTGCACTTGAATGATCCTGACTGTCGAGGGGTTGAGGTTGGGAACGACTATGTCTTCAGCATCAAGACAAACCTCACAGACTGCGGCACCATTATGGTAATCCTCATTAGCATCCTCAAGGCATTGTGTGTAATCATAAAACTGCTTCAGACGATCACGAGGACCGCAGAACGTCTTCAGCCGATAACAAACTGGTGTCGAgacattaaagacttttaaaaaggTTGTAAACACTTGTTGCATTAAAGCAAACTACAAATTGGGCCTCTTTGGCTGTTAAACTTGAAAATACAAACAGTAAATTTCCCTATTTTACAATCCCTTCATAGGTTGAATGGTGACCCGTGCTTTGTTCATCGAATAAGCAAACCTTCTAAAATTGTTTAGTAAAATATTACACGTCTCTATAATTATGTGCATTGTAATAAGTGACAAACATGAGAGTTAGATATTCTTTTAAGGgagacttgtatttatttatttatttttcaatatgcaAATGCACATCATTGTGCGTTTCCCTACAAATTGGCTGGCTTGTCCTTTCAGAGCTCGGAGGGGAGGACAAACAGCCATGTGGCTCTAAATTATCCTGATTTATATGTAAATGATTACTGTTTTCAGCCGTGGTGAATAGGCCGACCATAATTCAGTGTCATACTTTATAGTCCTTCTTTTATTCTGCCCTACAGCCAGCCTCAAACAGTGCTACCACAACCCAGAGGACAAGCTTCACTCTGGCACGGCATAAATCTGTACTTGAGAACTCGAGCATCGTTGAGAGCCTCTCTCGGGGCTCAGCAGACTATTTTTTGTAAAGCCAGTAAAAGGTTAACGCAGCATAGAAAGGAGACGAATTCCCTCCTCTGCCGTCTTTCAGAGTTTTACAAGCTTTTTTCATACTAAAAGTAGGCCGTTTTTGGATTAGCAAAATAAAATCATTGGTTGTTGAAATTAGCTGCTTTTGAGAATGTGATCAAGAGAGGCAGTTTTCTGTTCCTTGTACATCCAGGATtgatttaaacagaaaaatgtgAGGTAAATAGCACTAACATTTGGAGACGGGGTCGAGAAGAAACAAGAATCAGGAGGTGTGTTTGTAATGCTCGGGGAAATAAAAGGgcaataaagtttgttttaccgGATGTGGTAGGGGACAATATAGCCCCTTCAATAGAACGTTGTTTCCTTACGTTGACCTTTAACTTTTTATGGATTATTGGCCCATGAATGTCACTCAGACATTATTAAACTCAATAATTATTATGCAAATTGAAGTTAGACGAGACAAAATATCTCAAAAGACTTTCAATGTAAGCtggaagaggaagagagaatACTTGGACAGTTAGAAATTTTTGAAGTTTGAAGCTTATTTAAACTCTGATATACTCATTACTATATGCATTGTTATAGATCGAtaacaatgtttcatgttttccCCAGGCATCAGATGATACTCATATCATGTTCACCAACTCGATCCGCAATAATGAAACCGATATCATCACCAGAAGCTACATCAACATCACATTTGGGTGTCGATACCCACTAAACTACATGGTTCAGCAGCAAAACGGGGAGAATCTGATCAGAGTGGATGTGAGGTGAGCTTCTCTAGTCATGACATCACCAGTTTTAATTAATTCTGCAACTCTTTTTGGTTCAGAGCTCAGTGTGTCTGGGACTGCAGCACTCCATATGTAGTAATGGCTTTAATTATCAGTATTTTTCCAAGCTTAAAAAAGGCCGAGCCCTTCActaattgtttgtttgtatgtaaaCACAATAAAGGAAGCTAATGGTAACAAAAGACTGCCCTGGGGTCTAACTCTAAgagtttcattcaatattcattgAGCAGACCTTTCAGTCTCTTCAATGAGTCTTTTAACATTCTCTGCCCCGCAGGACAATCACTCTGAACACAGAGGATGGAAATTTCTCAGTCTCCATGCTGCTCTATAAAGACGAAGCGTTTCAGGATAAATGGACCACTGTTCCTTCTCTCACACTTGAGGACAACATCTATGTCAAAGTTTACATGGTGTGTGTTGAGCTGAATAGAGGACATTACTCACTACAAGCTACAGAGGGCTTTCATGAAAGCTGCCGTGTGTTTTCTTTATGCGGCAGTTAAGAACTGTTTGGCTCTTTGTTCTCAGTTCTCAGAATGgaacattctatctatctatctatctatctatctatctatctatctatctatctatccatctatccatctatctatctatctatctatctatcgtttgtTCATTGTTGGTTCAATggttctgtctatccatctatctgtctgtctgcctttcgTTTGTTCTAGATTAGATgtttctgtccatctgtctgtctgtctctatctctatctttctgtctgtctgtctgtcttttgtttGTTCTACATTAGATGTTTcaatccatccgtctgtctgtctgttcatcgTTTGTTTATTGTTGGTTCAAtggttctgtctgtctgtctatctctctgtctgtatgtctgtctctatctctatctttctgtctgtctctttctttctgtctgtctctatctttctttctgtctgtctgtctctatctctgtctgtctctgtctgtctgtcttttgtttGTTCTACATTAGATgtttctatccatctgtctgtctgtctgtatctctatctgtctgtatctctatctttctatctgtatgtctgtctctatctctgtctgtcttttgttTGTTCTACATTAGATGTTTCTAtccatctgtctctgtctgtctgtccctctgtctgtctgtctctctgtctatctctgtctgtcttttgttTGTTCTACGTTAGATGGTTCTGTCCACATGCCAATTCAATACTCCTGTCATTATAAATGCTTTGATCCTATAATTTGAGGACAGAATATGTACCAATAATGTACCATATCTACAAATGAGCAGTAATTATTTTCTAATGACGTTACTACTTTAAACGTACTAATGAAGCTTTCTGGACTTTTTATCCTGCAGATTCCAGCCAATCTGTTTCTGAGAGTGGAGAGATGTTGGGCCACACCGACCAATGACCCTTACAGCAACATTCAGTACACCTTCATCAGGGACAGGTCAGGTTTTGCCCATCAAGCATTTAATTTTAGTGATATAAAAACTCATTTTGTTTATTAACTCCCTTTTATTGTCCTCGGTGTAAATGCCCTCTTTCACAGCTTCATTATTCCTTTGCTCAGGATTGAAATGTTCATTCAATCATAATTATCACCAGTGGTGTGAAAGGCTGTTGTTGAGACATGCTGTTGAAACCGTTGCTAAAGGAGTTGATGACAAAACAGAGTATGTAGCTAGCTACAGTCACGTGACGACTGTCAGCTGCCGTGTACATTGCCATTGAACAGCTGTGCTTGTCCTTAACCCAAAGAGATTCTCCACCAGGAGAAAGCTATGAAGCATGCAGTTTCTGTGAACATTAGAGAAAACAGATCCAATGTAGATATCAATCCTTTGAATGCAAATATCACACTGACTTACATTTCTCTTCACATCAGTTGTCCAGTGTTGTGGAATGACCAGACACTAGCTGTGATGAAGAACGGTCAAGGACCAGAAGCTCTGTTCAGGATACAAATGTTCAAGTTTGTTGGCAGCTCCTACACAGATGTTTTCCTGCATTGCAACGTCCAGATCTGTCATAACACAGGAGGAGTGTGCCGGCCTGTGAGTtcccatcaacacacacacacacacacacacatatatatatactgctcaAAGTAACCATGCattgatttgatttaaaacagtactattgtgaaataagattacagtttaaaataaccatttttttattttaatatataccaaaatgtaattaattccttgatgcaaagctgaattttcagcatcattcctccagtcttcggtgtcacatgatcttcagaaatcattctaatatgctgatttgctgcttaagaaacatttttattattatcagtgtgctgcttaatatttttgtggaaacagttatAAATTTTTTAGGATTAAtcgaaagttcagaagaacaggttttaattgaaatagtatttttgtatctgtaaaaaaaaaaatctttaatgtcagttttgatcaatctaatttttaatggtagtgtaccTATCTAACACCCATTTGCCAGGGTCTAAAATTGgacaaaaacactataaaagtaCAATATATGTACCATAAAAGTATTCCATATGACTTGCATATGCAAGTCTTCCAAAGTCCTAAAAGTCTTAAAtcctgcactttttttttcttttttcaaattgcTAATCTGAATCATCAACCATCCTTTTATATTCCACAAAAAACATACCAATTTTGAACAATATGTGGGTAAATAAGTAACATCGATTTTCTTGGTTTGATgaatttttcctttaaaaaaatatagttgAGAAACATTGATTGCATTATAGTAACTTTAAATCACAGAACTGCTCTGCTGAAGATGCATCCGTACGGACACGCAGGGATGTTGCATCGTCTCACACAGTCTCgtttggaccaatcagaagacTCAAAACTAACATGGAGAATACTAATCTGAGTAAGTCTTGTAAAATCTTGTGTCTTCATCAGAGTCACCATACTCATGTGCTCAAACCTATTTGAACATCTCCTCTTCCAGGTTCAGATTTGCCCCCTGTGGAAACCTTTGTGTTGGGTGGTCTGCTGTTCATCCTGATTGTCATCACAGGAGTTTTTGGGAAACTCTGGCTCCAGAGCAGAAACTCGTATCCGACCCAAGAGGCCCAGCTCACTCTCTCCAACATCCACCACATCTCAGAGGTGGCCAGCTAACTTGAGATCTCATATACACACAGTGTTGTGTGAATTGTTCAGTTTGACAATTTTGTCTGCTAACCTGTAGTGCATTTTTTTAGctgttatttttgtcttttattgtgaaataaataaagctttttgaATTCCTAAAAGCTTGCTTAATATACTGTTCAAAATTAATCATCAAACAtgattattgtttatgttttgatctacatatgtgaccctggaacaccaGTCATAAGGGTGTcaaagttttccattgatgtatggtttgttagtatAGGACAACATTTGGCCAAgatactatttgaaaatcttgaatctgagggtgctaaagttgtccaaatgaaaccTGTATGAAAACACCTGTGTGAACATTAGGAGAACTGACTCCATCCATCAACTAAACATCACCATCTGCTGATTCAAAGACATTGTGCAAAAATGACATAGAACAGAAGGGAAATCTTTGGTCTAGACTCTAGGCCATGgttcaatatattattattcaacatttccattattttgtatatacataACCAATTCAAGTTTGAACACAGAGAAATCATGAAAACACATAAGAAACTACCTGCATCGGTCgaaaaaagaaaatgcagttaATTCTTCGTTGGAGAATCTAGGTTTGAAGGTAACATTCGTGTAACTCATTTGCACATCATAACAAAATACTGATCAAGTAATTGGTGGTTATTTCCCTTTGAACAAGCTTCTTATCAGGACTGAACAAAATGCATTCCTCGCTCTGATCGGACTGAAGCAAGAGCGCGCAGAGCGCCAGTGACAAAACAGCGGCGACGCGCGCAGAActcataaagaaataaaatattatttgttttccttttcttttctcagatataaatatacattaattgcCAAAAGAAAACATAAGGATTTAACAGAGATTTAACACTAAAAcgcaatttgtattttatttttttgagattgtaaaactgcagaaagttttctgtgaggggtagttTTAGGTGTAGGGCGATGGAAactacagtttgtacagtataaaaaccattatggaGAGTCCGCAAAAGGATAGTGcatctgagtgtgtgtgcgcgcgcgcgtgcgtgCATAGCTCCGCCCATCTATGGGCCTCCGTTCAGTTCAGTGCATCAGTGTGGAgagacacacacagcagtgaaaacaaCATCACTGTCATTATACtcgtttaaatattaatatttttttcgttAAATAAACACTGTCCTCATTAAACTACTGAAGACTTGTCACTGATCAACGGTAAGTCACTTTCATGTCTGTTTACTTTGAGTAACGATAGTTTTCTCACCGGCTCCGACCGAACATACCCGGTctttattaatattgcaaaacacttattttttaccCTTTAATAATATCATAAATGTTCATCAGTATACCACGTTTTTTCATTTCTTATGcctgtcattttcatttaatcttgcATTTCGCTGCTAACCAGCTAATGCTAAAGGTTTTTGTGTTTGTCAGTTTAACGAATTAAAACATTAAACGTTATCTgtcaaaatataaacaaagatgTTTGAGGATGGTTCTTTGGAGTTAAATCGTTGATTATTGATCTATAGGAGTTAGTAATACCGTCAGGTTGATGTTGTCAGTCGTTTTACtcctaaaaacaacaaaagctgCATCAGGTTTCATGGGTTTGACTGGATTGAGTTCATATGCAGAACATGTCATATTTGGGAAACATTTCACGTTTAGTGTCAGATCATATGTAGGATTGTGTCATGCTTGATTTTGTCATGCTTGGGATTTTTAGGATTATCATGTGTAAGACCATGGTTATGTCATGTGTAGAATGATGAATCATATCTCATTTTTGGGGTCATGTTTTTGAACATTAGGAATGGTAAACTCAATACATATGGACAAAACagattattaaatgtttgttttattatttttattaaatattttcattattttcattaatgacAATGGCTCATATGCTGTAACTGATAGCTGATAACTGAGTTTATTATCTCTCAGTCATCAAGGGCTTATAATGTAACTGAGATATGCCTTATGTGGAAAAAGTGTAAATTGGCATGAATAATACAactcttaatattttatatatcattcaGTTTTTtatcctctttgccactttggtTGTGAAAGTCCTTTTTCGTTCTCTTGTTTTAAGGAATGCATCacacatgaaattaaattaagattaagATGCTGCAGTttacaaaataacatttctgttattttttccttcattttatataataatgtgGTAAATCTAAGCATTaagactttttgttgttgttgttgctgttggtGAGAAAGtgtagtgttttattattattattgatatatgtGTAAAATTAACCTATTCAAATTCCAACcagattgcattttattttataatttgttgaACTGTTGAGATGTCTTATCTGTTCCAatgaaagtacaaaataaaattcaACCAAATAAGCCCCTTCTTTGATATTCATTTACATAGTATCAGTTTGAATTGTGAATGTGTTTTGTACATGTTGCACCATATTGCACATGAGCACTAGATACCAAACACTTAAGTATTTAGAAAACATCCTCtagatgtgttttgttgtttcaaAAGAAGCCATCACAAGATGTGGTAGACTTAACATGCTGGCATTGTACACAAATGTTTCCCAATGTTTATGCCCAGCTAATATTACGAGGACTATGTTGAATGTCAGCTTGGTTATTCAAAATTACACCACATCATGATAGACCCCCACCCACCACCTTAACCCAAGTGACTCAGACGGTTTGCATTTAGGTCATGCCGGCTGAGTCTAACTACACATGTCCAGCCAAGCCCTGTCATGCTGGAGAGAGAGAAGCTTCTTGAATGACATTGCAAGATCCTTATGGAAGTGTTTGTTTTGAGTGGAAGCCATGACTGATTCCTGTAACATACCGTTCAGAAACAAGGGGTCGTGTTCCTTCTAAGTCCTCGAAGAACCAGTGTGACCGTGCAATTTTAGGGCAGTTGTGAAATGACAATGTGCAATGGTTTAGTAATTTGGTAAACATACTGAGAGAGCAACAGGGTCTGATTTACACTTAACCCTTTTAAGAGACAGGGGGGAACTCTCCCCATGAATGGCATACATAGATTTTAAGCCATGTGGTGTTATACACAAAGTTTGTGTCTAAAATAAGACCAATAAGAacaaactgttttcttttcttccacAGTGTTTGGCAAAGCATCTTTGAGTTAAGCGACCCACTAATATTTGCAATGGAGGAGCTTCATATCCATTGC
It includes:
- the si:dkeyp-110a12.4 gene encoding pancreatic secretory granule membrane major glycoprotein GP2, translating into MTPATLALTWSLLSIWTITSAVQIEEEELNETVICTKDQMQVIIPSVFFLNKEPPVSVWDLHLNDPDCRGVEVGNDYVFSIKTNLTDCGTIMASDDTHIMFTNSIRNNETDIITRSYINITFGCRYPLNYMVQQQNGENLIRVDVRTITLNTEDGNFSVSMLLYKDEAFQDKWTTVPSLTLEDNIYVKVYMIPANLFLRVERCWATPTNDPYSNIQYTFIRDSCPVLWNDQTLAVMKNGQGPEALFRIQMFKFVGSSYTDVFLHCNVQICHNTGGVCRPNCSAEDASVRTRRDVASSHTVSFGPIRRLKTNMENTNLSSDLPPVETFVLGGLLFILIVITGVFGKLWLQSRNSYPTQEAQLTLSNIHHISEVAS